The following is a genomic window from Panthera uncia isolate 11264 chromosome B4, Puncia_PCG_1.0, whole genome shotgun sequence.
gaggggcagagagagagggagagagacacagaatccgaagcaggcttcaggctctgagctgtcagcacaaaacctgacacggggctcgaactcaggagccgtgagatcgtgacctgagccgaagtcggacgcccctCCCCTGTATCGTTTTTAATGGTAGATGAATTAGGGAGAGTTTTTCTCCCCTTATCCATGGTGATtgtctgttgtgttttttttctttctggtagtCTGCTTTTGAGTATTGATTTTTGCTTCTGACAGGCCAGGGGGAGTCCAAGTAGAGGGAAAGACGTTATTCAGAGCAAAGTaccatcatttttatttctgcaacttgttttgttctttacTCTTGGCAGCGGTAAAGCTTCTACAAGCAGCTGACAGCTTTAAAGACCAGACCTTCTTTCTCAGCCAGGTTTCCCAAGATGCCCTGAGGAGAACCCTCTTCCCTCTGGGGGGATTAACGAAACATTTTGTCAAGAAAATAGCTGCAGAGAATAGACTTCATCATGTGCTTCAGAAGAAAGAGGTAGGGTCGAGGGCACTGTGCTCGCGTCGCCCTCTCCGCGGTCTGGGGAGAAGCAGGGCCCTGTGGTCACCGCCCCGTGTCCTCCCCAGGCTTTAACGTCAGGAGAGAGCGGGGCTGCGCGCTCTGGGAGGCCCTGTGCACATTCAGAAGGCCGCTGAGACGGGACTTAtccccccccccgacccctcTGCGGCCCCACTCCGGGGTGGGCAGCTTTTCACAGCAGCcgtggtggctcagtgggtgctCTTGGCCCAGCCTGCCGGGCGAGGGCGGCACAGTGAGGACCAGGCCCCGAGACGCCCCGGGCCAGAGCTCTGGCGCTGCCCGCACTCATCCAGCCCCTCAGTCGAGGGTGCTGTGCTCCGGGCCTGTGAGGGTGGGTGAGGAGCACACGGTGTCTTCACGAAACAAACCACCGTAAAATTAGACAACGTCTGTGTAGGACATTAGAGGATCCTGTGAAAGGAATTCCTCACACCAGGGGGCTCTAACTAGATCGGGGCTTGACCCCGACCCGAGGACGGGCTCCTAGGAGTTAATGTTTACCTAAGACCTCGGGATGAATAGGATTTAGTGTCACagagagggctgggggggggggggggggcccccccaaagggggaaaaaggtttTGAGAAGGCCCGGCGGCAAAGAGGGGACGcggttttggggggaggggggggggggggggggggggggagacagtcCCAATAGTGCAAAgagcttgtgcaaaggccctgaggcaagaaaGAGCCCATGCATTGGAGTGAAGGTGAGGGCAGCGTGGTGGAGGTTCAGTGCTAGGGGATGGTCCCGCAGGCTCGGTGCGCTCGGTGCGCTCGGTCTGACCGGGTGACGTCCAGGGTTGGGCACGAGCATGACCGTCCCTTCCCAGGACCACATCCTTTGACACATCCCGCCACCCatcatctctcttcctctgtttacCTGTTCAGTTTCTGGGTGTGGCTCTGTgatgggagctgggggagggggcgccacACTGCAGAGACGCACCGTAGAGAACAGGCCAGAAAGCCGTGACGGGACAGGAGCCGCGTGGAGCACGTTCCAGCGTGTCTTCTGTGCTGGAGTAGGCCTCCCCGGGGGAGTCCTCTCTTCCCCGGATTCTGCTGTGATGCTTCAGCTTCTGGCCCTACTTCTGGGTCCTGCTCTGGCCCCCGTGTCCCCCGTGGCTCCCGCACGGTGGCCTGACGGCTCACACGACTGTCATTTTCTctcctggggcagctgggctGACGTCTGCCGCACAGGGGCCACATCCTGCCAGGGGTGGACGTGATGGCGGCCTCGCTGAGCTCATAAGATCCAGGGTCGGGGGTCCATTATTTAAGACCCGGCTAAGAGGAGAGGCTAAGAGGTTCTGCGGGCCCCTCAGGTCTGTTTGTGGGTGTGACTGGTGTCCGTGGGTGCTGGCCGAGGAAAGCCAGGCCCGGAGCCAAGGCTCAGGGCAGGCAGTGGGGCCCGGCGAGGCCCAGGTGCCCGTCTCTCGTTCTCCCGGCCTGGCTGGTCCTCGTGTCCTCATGCGGACGCCGGCTGCCTGTTCGTTCTCCTCACGCACGGCCCTCCTTTCGTTTCAGAGCATGGGCATCTGCTTCGTCGgtaaaagaaattttgaaaatttcatccTTCAGGTGAGTGTTCTTTGACGCGTGAGTGTGGACCCGTGTTTCTGCTCTGGACTTGGATCCGTTAGTAAGGAAGTGCTTGTTTTCCAGTATCTGCAGCCTCGGCCTGGTAAATTTATTTCCATAGAAGACAACAGAGTTCTGGGAACACATAAAGGTGAGACACAGCCTCGGGCTGCCCTTCGTTGTAAACTCCCCGAGTCGTGGGGCGGGCTTCCGCTGTGGGAAATTGAGGCGAGAAGCCTGTAATTCCTTCCACATCTGCCCGTGAGCCTGAGAAGCCTGTGGGTGGGGGTCGTGGGTGAGCGAGGGAGCGTGGTGGCGGCTGTGGCCGGGAGGCattggggctcagagaggggtgCCATCCGAGTCAGAAAGACTTCGCTCTCCAGTTGGGTGTTCTGTCCCTGCACGTGGAATTATCTGTATGAAAAGAAAACATCCCACCCTCGTGAAAGAAGTGTGATCGACTGATTCCAGAGTAGGAGCTTCCAGATCTAGAACAAGGAAGAGGTGGGATCAGAGGGTGGCCGCATAAGGCAGCGGTGTTGCACTTGGGGTGCTGCTTGCTCATGCGCAGGCGTTTTCAGGGGGGCACCGTGAGCTTGCACAGAGCGGGTGTGGGGAGGCTGCGACCGGCTAACGAGGCGCCAGCATTCACagcccagggggaggggggatagATGTTGGGTTGGTGAGCGGTGGGTCTGTGCCCTGGAGCCAGAGAAGCCCTCGGGCCCTGGATGGCCAGGTAGGTCTTGACCCAGAGCGTGCCTGACCTGGTGGGGGGCAAGGGCTGGTGCTCAGACGTGGCCAGTCTCACAGGTGGTTCTTTGGAATCCACCGCCCCAGTTTGGGTAGATGGCTTCACTTTCCTGTCGGGGGTGGGCTTTTACAAAAGTCCCCAAGCGGAGACAGGTGGAGgtgacagccttgctggggaCAGAACTGCAGGGTGCTGCCTGCCCATCTCCAGCACAGCACGGTGGCCCGGGGCACTGTGATCCcctcaggagggagggagggggtggcggcTTGGCCATCTGGTCTTGTGATGTTTTTCCGTGGGGAGTGCACAGAGCAGTCGGGGGCAGCCTGGATGCCACAGCCCCCGTGCGGTTCGTACATCAGAGGGGCTGGTGGACGCTCGGCAGGAGGGGGTCGTGGGCCCGGAGGACGCCCGGTCCACCTTCTAAAGGAGCTTTCCTGCTGCTCGCGGGTCAGGTGGTCCAGCAGCTGGAATTGGCTCCTTCCGGGGCTGCGAGGTAGAGCCTAACCCAGGCGCGGGGCAGGGCCTGGACGAGCTCAGGTGTGTGGTCAGGACTACCCCTCGGCGGTGGTCCGCGGAGCCTCCTGACTGTCCCCCTTCATCCACCCCTTCCGGTTAGGAGGGGTGTGCTGTTTGGGAGGGGGCTGGTGCCAGTCCCCTGAGGAACTGTCTTTCCGTAGGTTGGTTCCTGTATACTTTGGGCCAGAGAGCCAGGATAGGCGGCTTACGCGAGCCCTGGTATGTGGTGGAGAAGGACGGCACCAAGGGTGACGTGTTTGTGGTGAGTCGGGCTGGCCTTTTAGGCAGGTGGCAGAGGTCTGTGTTTGGCACGGCCCACAGTGTTTGTGAGACCAGGCAGGGCTGCTGAAACCCTACGGAACGGCAGTGATTGACGGACCACCCTTGCCTTTCCTCTGCGTCCTCCTGGGTGGCCCAAGGTACCAGAAGGCGTTTGTTTAAGGTAGTCCTTAGGCTCTTACCATACGCCGGTCACTCTAGCGGTCGTGTCGTCAGCTGCTACGTGTAGATACTGTTTGTTAGGAGAGAGCCCGAAGGTCCACAGAGAGGAGGTGGCTTCAGTGCTTGGGACAGGGCTCGCCCAGGCTCCAGCAAGTCATTGGCCCAAGTGGAGCCAGGACCAGACCGGTTTGTGTGCCACAGCGGGGCCCCGGAcctccgtgccccccccccccccccccgtccctggGCTCTAGAGCAGAGCTTCACAAAGGGGGTGCGTTCGCCCTGCACCCCGGGACGTTCGGCAGTGTCCCCTGCTGGATGGAGGCCGGGGCGCTGCTAACATCCTGCAGGATAGCCCCTCCCCCCTGACAGTGGCCCTGCCCTGAGAGAGCGGGCTGCCATCTCATGCTGTCACATAACCGGGGGACCTTCTCTTAGACACCGGCCGAGAGGCCAGTTGGCTTCGCCCCCTGATTCTGGGTATCTCCTTCCAGGAAGAGCTGTAGGCGTAGAAGCCGGGGCAGGGGTTGTGGTCGTGTATGAATTAAAGTGGTTTTAGAGTAAAATTTCAGTGGTCTGTTTTGCTTTCAGAAAAACCCGTAGGGTCATCAGCTGACGTTTGTCCCCGTGAGGATATCcttgcctggggggggggggggtggggtggggacaggggcccCAGGGGCAGATGGCCCCAGCACAGCCCCGGGGAGCCTGCCCTGTCCCTTCTCTCCTCAGCCGCTTGGTGTCTGACGGGCTGCCTGAGGTGACCTTTTTGAAAGACAAGCCAGCGGCCTGGCGGGCCCGTGCGCCAGGCAGGTGGGGGCAGCGAGGCGTGAACTTGCAGGCAGCGTGCTGTGGTCAGCCTCTCGCCGTGTGTGACCGTGATGAGACGCTGTCCCTCCTGGGCCTTGGTCTCCTCCCGTGCGGAACGGGGACGGGAAGGCCGTGGGCTGGTCCCGAGTCTCCGTGGCCGACGCCCCAGTTACCAGTAGGCGTGCGGTTGGGTGGGCGCCCCCGCCGGGGGCTTCGGTGCCCTGACCTGCACGCTCCGCTCCGCAGGCCCCCCGGACAGACCACCCGGCTCTGTACCGGGACCTGCTGCGGACCAGCCGCGTGCACTGGATCGCGGAGGAGCCGCCCGCCGCCCTGGTCCGCGACAAGATGATGGAGTGCCACTTCCGGTTCCGCCACCAGATGGCGCTAGGTGACTGAGCGGGAGGGTCCCTTCAGACAGGGGAGCCCAGTTGAGGGCAGCGGCCGTGAGACCCGCGGCCCGACGGTCCCCCACCGTTAGGTTGGATGACCCCTTCCAAACCCCTGTTCGAGGGCCAGCCCTGGGAGCGGCACCGGGAGGCTCGAGGCCGGCTTAGCCTCCGTCGTCGGTGCCGCGGGCAGGGGCTGCGGCTGTGGCGGCGGGGCCGTAGGTGGTGCGTGCGTGCGCCTGTGGGCCCCGGCGGGCGgggctccttcctccctggggGTGCGAGGCCTGGGGCCGAGCACGCGTGGAGAGGCCGGAGCCCCCTCTAGGGACCCCTCTCTCGTACACAGTGCCGTGCGTGCTGACCCTCAATCAAGACGGCACCGTGTGGGTGACGGCCGTGAAGGCCGTGCGGGCCCTTGCCCCCGGACAGGTGAGTGGGGCACGCCCGGCCTTGTGCGGTgctgcagagggaggagggggagcccgGCTGGAAGGCAGGACGGGGCCTCACACGACCCCTGGGGGTGCGGGGCCTGGAGCCCCTGGGCGTTAGGACTGGCTCAGCTGAGAGGGCTCCGGCCAGTGGGCTTCGTGCTCCGGAAGGACGCGCCGTGCTTCCTCCCCACCAGGGCACCCGGTTCACGGGGTGGGGGCTCAGGTCACCCGGGCAGCGAGGGTGGAAGCCGCACCCAGCCCCGCGCCCGGCATGCCTCCCCCAGGCACGACAGCAGTGAGGGCTGCTCCTGCTTGGCCACTGGGAGGCCCAGCTGCCCTGTCTTGGCCcgtgggggcggggacagaggaggggcaggcagagcgttgcccctccccctcccccctctcccccgcccccgcactGCTGGCTGCTTGTGGGCATCTGGCGCCAGGTCCCACTGCTGGTGACACGGGCCTCTTTCCTCTTTAGTTTGCCGTCTTCTACAAAGGGGATGAGTGTCTGGGCAGCGGGAAAATCCTGCGCTTGGGGCCGTCTGCCTACATACTCCAGAAGGGCAAGAGCAAGTCCAGGGTGTCCACCGAGGGCCCCAGCGACGGCCCGGGCAGCGGCCCAGGGTTGGGTCCCACGCTCTGAAGGAGGCTGCGGCTGCTGGCAAGCGCCAGGCGCGGACGCGGAGGaacagagcctggggtggggcagcGAGGGGGAGCTTGGCGGGGTGTGCGGCCCCGGTTCCCTCCAGGCTGGCCGAGCTTCCAGAAAGCCGCCAGAGCCGAGGAGAGCCCCGGAAAGGCCAGCCCTGGCTTCTCCAAGTCGGCGCTCTGGCCAGAAGGACTTGCTGGCTAGTGGGTGTGTCCCAAGTGCCCCATTTCTAGAGTTGCTCTTTCATGCTCCCTGGAAAGTTTCCCACCTGCAGGCACGCAGGGGACCTGGCTGAGGAGGCCGCGGGGCGGGGACAGCAGTCAATAAAACATCTGTCTGGGATGCAGATTCTGACGGGGGTCTCCTGGGGGGTGGAAGCCGCAGGTGCAGAGAGGCAGGCGGACAGTTCAGGAGGAGGGTTGGAGGCCTCGCTCCCCACTCCCACcgtgccctccctcccctgtggcggggagggggtggtggtggactTGAGCCGAGCCCCACCTGCAAGGGCGCCCTCGGGGTGTGTGAGGGCCTGAGGCCCagaggcccccctccccctgcagaaTGCTCGGTGCCCTGGCTGCCTCCCAGGGAAGGCCTGAGGGGCCTGCGTCCCAGAGAGGAGGGCTTGGCCCCAGCCAgcgtgtgcctgtgtgtctcCGTCCGTCTGGGCTGCTGGCACCGGCCACCTCGGGTGGGGCCGCTTACAAACGACACGTTTGCTCCTCGTGGTTGCAGAGACCGGAAGTCCGAGGTCAGGGTGCCAGCGGGGTCGGCCGAGCCTCCCCTGAAGGTTCACAGCCGACcgctcgctgtgtcctcacacggccaAAGGGTGAGGGGTCTTTTTGGGGCTTCTTACAAGAACACTAACCCCGTTCACCAGGAATCCACCCTCGTGACCTAAGTGCCTTCTGAAGGCCTCATCTCTTAATACTGTTACGTTGGGGATTCAGGGTTTCGACATTCCGGTTTTGGCGGGGGCACACTCAACTCAGCCCGTAGCATaggtgtgcgtgcatgtgtgcgttTTGTGGCACAGGCCAGGCTGAGAACTGCTTGGCAAGTGAGGATAAAAACTTCAGAGCTAGCTGTGCTGAGTGGGCGACAGACACGCTTTGGCCCCGGGGCATTTTCATCACCCAGAGTCCTAGAGAGCCCCTCGCCTGCTGTGTGTGCAGTTAGGGCTCCGTTGGGCAACAGCCCCAGGCCTTGGGGGTGGGAAGTATGGAGACGCTCtgcctgggggtgtggggggagttGTCAGGTGGGTCAGGCAGGAAATCGGCCTTTCCTAGGGACACCCGGCCGTGTCTGGGCCCCACTGCCTCCAGCTTGCCTGCCCTGAAGGTGGGGCCTGGGCAGGGCAGCACCCCCTCCAGGTTTCCTGGTGCTTCGCCCCAAGGGCTCAGCCCCCTGCTCTGCTAAGGACAGAGAGCCTGGGCTCCCTTCTCTCACTGGCCCCAGACCCAGCACATTCTTGGTGCTTTGAGCTTCTGTGGGGGCCAGAAGTGTGGTTCCCTGTCTTCTATGGACAGAAGGTTCTAGACTAGAGGTAGCATAGCCCTCCAGGCATGGTGCTGCAGGAGAAGCACCCGGGAAGGTTGTCACGTGGCCCCGCCCTTCAGGGCCTGTAGTGGGGACAGGACCAGTCCTGGGTCTGGGTCCCAGGGGTGTGAACCCCCTCCCTCTGAGGCAGATCACGGGCCCCAGAGGACTACCGTGAGAGGTGGGCTTCCTTCTGAATGGGAGGGAGGCCTAGGTGGTTTTGAGCAGAAAATCCCTCTGGTCTCTGAGGTATGGGTGGGAGCGAATAGACCGGTGGGCTGTGGGCCAGAAGGAGGCAGGCCGTTGGATTTAGGAAGTCAGGTGTAGCAGGTCAGGAGGGGGGGTGGACGACTGAGACCTGTGTCTGGACGGGGTCCCGCTGCCCTCGGTTCTCTGTGTGCGTCAGGACGGCTGTGCTTCAGAGCAGAGGGGCCGCCGTCCCGTGTAGCCGGGAAGGGAGGCCCGGGCCAGGCACCCCGCTCGGCGCCTGCCTCAGCCTTGGTGTGGGGGCTGCAGCCTGCAGGGAGGCCAGCCTCTGGCCTGACCCCATGTCCCTGCCAGCCTGGGCAAAGGGCACGGAGTGTGCTGGGCCCTGTGGCTGGCTTAGTGTGACGCAGTGTCGGGGGGGCTTTAAGACCAGGCCGCTGAGCGGGGCTGGGAGCGAGGTGCCAGCCCGTTTTCCCAGAGGCAGGACCAGAGTGGTCCCCCTCGGTGATGGTCGGGGTGCTGGGGCTGTGCCCAGAGCAGTTTTCCCTCCACACCACCTGATGAGGGAAGCGATGCCGTCCAAAGAGCTGAAACCCCAGTGTCCCGCCTCCTCAGACCTGTCCCCGCCTCagtctgccctctccccacccttagCTCCGGGCCCATCCCCCAAGGTTCCCCCCCCAGCAGGAGGCTCCGGAGGCTGAAAGAGGGGAGTGGGCCTGCCCCGGGGTGTCTGGGACCCATCCTGTGATCCAGGTAAAGGAGTGCGTCCCGAGAGGTGGGGCTTCGGCCTGGGCCAGAAGGCGGACCACCGCTGGGTGTGCGGTGGCGGGGAGGCCAGAACCGGAACCCCACCCTTGTTCTGCCTGCTCAggggacagcacggagcctgcctgcgCCCACGTGTCCCCTGATTCACTGCCCTGCTGGCTGGGCCTCTTGCCCATGAGCCCAGCTGTAAGCTGTGGCCGCTCTGGGAAGGCCCCACCGGCCCACCCTGCTCTGTGCAAGGTGACCCTCGGAAACGGCAGGAGGGAGGAAGCGCCCTGGGCACAGGCCGCAGGGAGGCGCTGCCCGTCTcatcagcccagggccagatCTGCAGCCTGCAGGCCGCCggtggaggaaggtgggggaCGGGCCCAAACCCGCCGCTGCCGCTCGGGCCACCCAGGCCTCACCTGAGGCGCATGGCAGCCTTCCAGCTGGCAGTGCTTTCCTCCCCCTGCTGGGCTCTGCCCGCCCTCCATGTGCCCTTGAGGCCACCGGCCCTCTGTGGAAGGCCACTTTGTGTCGCCTCAGAGATTCAGCGGCAGCTGTCGGCCAGGGGGCGCCATCGGGCCAAGCTCCTGAGCTGGGACTCTGGCCCCTCCCACTGCCCTGTCCGCGCACCTGGGGGCCAGCAGGCTCTAGGGCTGTACCCCCCAGGTGACCTTCAGAAGACCCTGGCAGaccagaggggtgggggctgagaaGTAGGACACGTGTTCCCCCCCTGTGCCTCTTTCCCAAGTGGGCACCTCACTGCCAGGCCCCGTCACCCCCACCACGTGCACGGATCCTGAGGGAAAGGCCCCGGGCTGGTGCCTTTGCACGTGGTGAGAGCTAGATTTAAAGATGTCAGGAAACCCCAAGTAGGGCCAGCTCGTCCAGAGTTCTGTCAGGAGAATGGACAGAAAGTTCTAGTACagctcctcccccccaccaccccattcCCCCGGCTTGTCCTCGGCATCCTGTCCAAGGTCCCTTCCACAGCTGCGTCAGGAAGGGGGCGCAGGGCAGTGGGGACGGGGGAGATGAGCACGGCAGAAGCGCATGTTCAAAAATCTTAATTTATTGCAGACTCTTGTTGCGATTCCAGTGTTCTGAACAATAAAtagacatttgttaaaaaaatctCCAGTGTCTCATCTCTTATAAAGTCTTAAGTCACAAAAATAGGTTTACAGTTTTTCCTGTCTTAATAAAACTTGACCATTGGTTTTTGGTAACAATTCTGATCAAATCAAAAACCACCTGAAAGGGCCCGAGTCGCAGAAGAGACCGTGATGGTGTGAAGGTGGGTGTTCAGACTCGCGAATGTCAAAACGTCCTTTATGTAGGAAGCGTCTCGTCGGTGGTAAACACTTACTGATGCTATCATTTTCCGTCTTCAAAAGGCCACTCACCTGTTAAGGCACATCATTCATTCCAGCCTGTGGACCGTGGGGGCTGTTTCCCTTGGGTGTGAAGTGCGTGGCCTTAGACTGGTCTCACGTACGTGGTCTCTGGTGTCGTGAGCAGCGCCCTCCTTCCCGTCAGAGTACTGCGCCGTGGAAGTCACCTGATGTTAGCATATC
Proteins encoded in this region:
- the TRMU gene encoding mitochondrial tRNA-specific 2-thiouridylase 1 isoform X1, with product MQVARHVVCALSGGVDSAVAALLLRRRGYQVTGVFMKNWDSLDEHGVCTADRDCEDAYRVCQILDIPFHQVSYVKEYWNDVFSDFLSEYEKGRTPNPDIVCNKHIKFSCFFHYAVDNLGADAVATGHYARTSLEDEEVFQQKHIKRPEGLFRNRFEVRNAVKLLQAADSFKDQTFFLSQVSQDALRRTLFPLGGLTKHFVKKIAAENRLHHVLQKKESMGICFVGKRNFENFILQYLQPRPGKFISIEDNRVLGTHKGWFLYTLGQRARIGGLREPWYVVEKDGTKGDVFVAPRTDHPALYRDLLRTSRVHWIAEEPPAALVRDKMMECHFRFRHQMALVPCVLTLNQDGTVWVTAVKAVRALAPGQFAVFYKGDECLGSGKILRLGPSAYILQKGKSKSRVSTEGPSDGPGSGPGLGPTL
- the TRMU gene encoding mitochondrial tRNA-specific 2-thiouridylase 1 isoform X2, encoding MLWIISEQTRSPQVTMPEPHWKMRKSFSRSTLRGQKGFSEIDLKLEMVSQDALRRTLFPLGGLTKHFVKKIAAENRLHHVLQKKESMGICFVGKRNFENFILQYLQPRPGKFISIEDNRVLGTHKGWFLYTLGQRARIGGLREPWYVVEKDGTKGDVFVAPRTDHPALYRDLLRTSRVHWIAEEPPAALVRDKMMECHFRFRHQMALVPCVLTLNQDGTVWVTAVKAVRALAPGQFAVFYKGDECLGSGKILRLGPSAYILQKGKSKSRVSTEGPSDGPGSGPGLGPTL